A region from the Alphaproteobacteria bacterium genome encodes:
- the lpdA gene encoding dihydrolipoyl dehydrogenase, which yields MSQYDLVVIGGGPGGYVAAIKAAQLGMKVACVEKRGALGGTCLNVGCIPSKALLNISHKYHDAKHFNDLGIKIKGLDLDLSTVMSNKDNVVKGLTQGIEGLFKKNQVTYIQGTGNIKSPTEVVVSAGKGKSETIQTKRILIATGSEVSSLPGVEIDEKRIVSSTGALTLSEVPKKLVVIGAGVIGLEMGSVWSRFGSEVQVIEYSQEILPFMDKDVRKAFQRTLEKQGFSFKLGAKVSAAKVSGKTVTLTVESLATGESENIKADVVLVAVGRRPYTDGLGLEEVGVIKDNRGRVLVDDHFETNVKGIFAIGDVIPGPMLAHKAEEDGIAAVETMAGQAGHVDYDLVPSVIYTHPEVASVGKTEDQLKELGIAVNIGKFSFMANSRARANQDTEGFVKIIACKETDMVLGVHIVGPQAGELIQEAVTAMAFKAASEDIARICHAHPCLSEAVKEAALATFSKPIHS from the coding sequence ATGAGTCAATATGACCTGGTTGTAATCGGTGGTGGTCCTGGTGGGTATGTTGCCGCAATTAAAGCAGCACAATTAGGCATGAAAGTCGCCTGTGTTGAAAAGCGCGGTGCTTTAGGCGGGACATGCTTAAACGTTGGCTGTATTCCCTCGAAGGCACTCTTGAATATTTCCCATAAATATCATGATGCTAAACATTTCAATGATCTTGGCATCAAGATCAAAGGCCTGGATCTTGACCTGTCCACGGTTATGTCTAACAAAGACAATGTCGTGAAAGGGTTAACCCAAGGGATTGAAGGCTTATTCAAAAAAAATCAGGTTACGTACATACAAGGTACAGGCAACATTAAATCGCCAACCGAAGTGGTTGTGTCTGCTGGTAAAGGCAAAAGCGAAACCATTCAAACCAAACGTATCCTTATTGCCACCGGATCTGAAGTATCATCTCTTCCGGGCGTTGAAATTGATGAGAAGCGAATCGTATCGTCGACTGGTGCGCTTACTTTATCGGAAGTCCCTAAAAAGTTAGTGGTGATTGGTGCTGGGGTTATTGGCTTAGAGATGGGATCCGTTTGGAGCCGTTTTGGTTCAGAAGTCCAGGTGATTGAATATTCCCAAGAGATCTTGCCATTTATGGATAAAGATGTTCGTAAAGCATTCCAGCGTACGTTAGAAAAACAAGGCTTCTCCTTCAAGCTGGGTGCTAAAGTATCTGCGGCAAAAGTATCCGGTAAAACCGTAACGCTAACGGTTGAATCATTGGCTACAGGCGAAAGTGAAAATATCAAAGCGGATGTTGTTCTGGTTGCGGTTGGCCGTCGTCCTTATACCGATGGTTTAGGTCTCGAAGAAGTTGGCGTCATCAAAGATAACCGTGGACGCGTATTGGTCGATGATCATTTTGAAACCAACGTAAAAGGCATTTTTGCGATTGGTGACGTTATTCCTGGACCAATGCTTGCACATAAAGCCGAAGAAGATGGTATTGCCGCTGTTGAAACCATGGCAGGCCAAGCAGGACATGTGGATTATGATTTGGTACCAAGTGTGATTTACACGCACCCAGAAGTGGCATCCGTTGGTAAAACAGAAGATCAACTGAAAGAGCTGGGCATTGCGGTTAATATCGGAAAATTCAGTTTCATGGCCAACAGCCGTGCACGGGCCAATCAGGATACCGAAGGTTTCGTTAAGATCATTGCCTGCAAAGAAACCGATATGGTATTGGGTGTTCATATAGTAGGGCCACAGGCTGGTGAATTGATTCAAGAAGCAGTGACGGCCATGGCCTTTAAAGCGGCATCTGAAGATATTGCCCGCATTTGCCATGCACATCCGTGCTTATCTGAGGCGGTAAAAGAAGCAGCATTAGCGACATTCTCAAAACCGATTCATAGTTAA
- the odhB gene encoding 2-oxoglutarate dehydrogenase complex dihydrolipoyllysine-residue succinyltransferase, which translates to MPVEIKVPTLGESVSEATVAKLMKKAGDTVKADDVIMELETDKVTLEVSAPSAGMITELKVSEGATVKAGATLGSIDPSKAGSAPARAETPVSLSSSKTPAAAISAPAAASSASKILSPAAQKIAKENQIDADAVSGTGKGGRATKGDVLKVVESGSGAVAASTVAANESNPRLEERVRMTRLRQRIAERLKASQDTAAILTTFNEVDFSAIKALRDEFKDSFEKRHGVKLGFMSFFVKAAVKALQDIPVVNAQIDGDDIVYKHFCDVGVAVGTPQGLVVPIIRNAEQMSFAQIEKKIADFGARARDGKLTVDDMTGGTFTISNGGVYGSLLSTPIINPPQSAILGMHSIQERPVVVNGQIVIRPMMYLALSYDHRLIDGKEAVTFLVRIKQYVEDPQRLLLDV; encoded by the coding sequence ATGCCAGTAGAAATCAAAGTTCCTACCCTGGGTGAGTCGGTAAGTGAAGCAACGGTTGCCAAGTTGATGAAAAAAGCAGGCGATACGGTGAAGGCAGATGATGTCATTATGGAGCTTGAAACCGATAAAGTGACGCTTGAAGTCAGCGCTCCTTCAGCTGGAATGATTACCGAATTAAAAGTCAGCGAAGGCGCTACGGTAAAAGCAGGAGCTACGTTGGGATCGATTGATCCAAGCAAAGCAGGCAGTGCGCCGGCGCGGGCAGAAACACCTGTTTCGTTGTCGTCGTCTAAAACACCAGCTGCAGCAATTTCTGCACCAGCTGCAGCGTCTTCAGCAAGCAAGATTCTTTCACCTGCTGCACAGAAAATTGCCAAGGAAAATCAAATAGATGCGGATGCTGTTTCTGGTACCGGTAAAGGTGGTAGAGCCACAAAAGGTGATGTACTCAAAGTCGTCGAATCAGGATCTGGCGCTGTTGCGGCATCAACCGTTGCGGCAAATGAATCTAACCCGCGCCTCGAAGAGCGCGTCCGCATGACTCGTTTGCGTCAAAGGATTGCGGAACGCTTGAAAGCATCGCAAGATACAGCGGCTATCTTAACAACATTCAATGAAGTTGATTTTAGCGCGATCAAAGCCTTGCGCGACGAATTTAAAGACAGTTTTGAAAAACGCCATGGTGTGAAATTAGGTTTCATGTCGTTCTTTGTTAAAGCGGCCGTTAAGGCATTACAGGATATTCCTGTGGTGAATGCACAAATTGATGGCGACGATATCGTCTATAAACATTTCTGTGATGTTGGGGTCGCTGTTGGTACGCCACAAGGTCTGGTTGTGCCGATTATTCGTAATGCAGAGCAAATGTCATTCGCGCAGATCGAAAAGAAAATTGCTGATTTTGGTGCGCGTGCCCGTGATGGTAAATTAACGGTTGATGACATGACCGGCGGTACATTCACTATTTCTAATGGTGGTGTCTATGGTTCATTATTATCGACCCCGATCATTAATCCTCCGCAATCGGCTATTTTAGGAATGCACTCAATTCAAGAGCGTCCGGTTGTGGTGAATGGTCAAATCGTGATTCGTCCGATGATGTACCTGGCTCTGTCGTATGACCATCGTTTAATTGATGGAAAAGAGGCTGTGACCTTCCTGGTGCGCATTAAACAATATGTAGAAGATCCTCAGCGTTTATTGTTAGACGTTTAG
- the gloB gene encoding hydroxyacylglutathione hydrolase, with protein sequence MQLIVIPVLKDNYAYLLRDDATNTTIVIDPSEADPILKELKKHSWMLTHIINTHHHWDHTDGNVELKQQTSCQVIGYKGDAHRIPAIDETWEDKGSYRLGRFHFDVRHTPGHTLGQTLLHVPELNALFCGDTLFSLGCGRLFEGTPAQLFASLQTIATYPDDVKLYCGHEYTLANGAFATMVEPNNKDLMAYLANATTLREQGLPTIPTTVGIEKRCNPFLRVSNVDDFARLRTMKDRFKLS encoded by the coding sequence ATGCAACTTATCGTTATCCCTGTTCTCAAGGATAATTATGCCTATCTATTGCGAGACGATGCCACGAATACTACCATCGTCATCGATCCCTCAGAAGCCGATCCCATATTAAAAGAACTGAAGAAGCATAGCTGGATGCTGACACACATTATCAATACACACCATCACTGGGATCATACGGATGGGAATGTTGAGCTTAAGCAGCAAACATCATGTCAGGTCATTGGCTATAAGGGGGATGCTCATCGTATTCCAGCCATCGATGAAACCTGGGAAGATAAGGGTTCTTACCGGCTTGGCCGTTTCCATTTTGATGTGAGGCATACCCCGGGCCACACGCTTGGCCAGACTCTACTCCATGTGCCCGAACTGAATGCCTTATTTTGTGGTGATACATTATTCTCGCTTGGCTGCGGTCGATTATTTGAAGGAACGCCGGCACAACTCTTTGCAAGCCTGCAAACGATAGCCACGTATCCTGATGATGTGAAACTTTATTGCGGACATGAATATACCCTGGCGAACGGTGCCTTTGCTACGATGGTTGAGCCCAACAATAAGGATTTGATGGCATATCTTGCCAATGCCACAACCCTTCGAGAACAGGGACTGCCAACCATACCTACCACCGTAGGAATAGAAAAGCGCTGTAACCCGTTTCTCCGCGTTTCTAATGTAGACGACTTTGCCAGGTTGAGAACTATGAAAGATCGTTTTAAGCTGTCTTAA